One genomic window of Oncorhynchus masou masou isolate Uvic2021 unplaced genomic scaffold, UVic_Omas_1.1 unplaced_scaffold_2419, whole genome shotgun sequence includes the following:
- the LOC135533513 gene encoding red-sensitive opsin-like, translating into MAERGVFAARRQEDTTRESGFAYTNSNHTKDPFEGPNYHIAPRWVYNISTLWMLFVVVASTFTNGLVLVATAKFKKLQHPLNWILVNLAFADIAETLLASTISVCNQMFGYFILGHPMCVFEGFTVATCGIAGLWSLAVISWERWVVVCKPFGNVKFDAKWAMGGIIFSWVWSAFWCAPPIFGWSRYWPHGLKTSCGPDVFGGSEDPGVLSYMIVLMVTCCFLPLGVIVFCYLFVWLAIRAVAAQQKDSESTQKAEKEVSRMVVVMIFAYCVCWGPYTAFACFAAANPGYAFHPLAAALPAYFAKSATIWNPVIYVFMNKQFRTCIMQLFGKEEDDGSEVSTSKTEVSTVSPA; encoded by the exons ATGGCAGAGCGAGGAGTGTTTGCTGCAAGGAGACAAGAAGATACAACCAGAGAATCAGGCTTCGCCTACACCAACAGCAATCATACCAAAG ATCCTTTTGAGGGCCCCAACTACCACATTGCTCCAAGATGGGTGTACAATATCTCAACCCTCTGGATGCTCTTTGTGGTCGTCGCCTCAACTTTCACCAACGGCCTGGTACTGGTGGCCACTGCCAAATTCAAGAAGCTCCAACATCCTCTCAACTGGATCCTGGTCAACCTGGCGTTTGCCGACATTGCGGAGACTCTTTTGGCGAGCACCATCAGCGTTTGCAACCAGATGTTTGGCTACTTTATTCTCGGACACCCAATGTGTGTCTTTGAGGGATTCACCGTCGCCACATGTG GTATTGCTGGTCTGTGGTCTCTGGCTGTCATCTCCTGGGAGAgatgggtggtggtgtgtaaGCCCTTTGGAAATGTCAAGTTTGATGCTAAATGGGCCATGGGAGGTATAATCTTCTcctgggtctggtctgctttCTGGTGCGCCCCTCCTATCTTCGGCTGGAGCAG GTACTGGCCTCATGGACTGAAAACGTCCTGTGGACCTGATGTGTTCGGAGGCAGTGAGGATCCTGGAGTCCTGTCATACATGATCGTTCTCATGGTTACATGTTGCTTCCTGCCCCTGGGAGTGATCGTCTTCTGCTACCTGTTTGTGTGGCTGGCCATCCGTGCC GTTGCCGCGCAGCAGAAAGACTCAGAGTCCACGCAGAAGGCTGAGAAGGAAGTGTCCAGGATGGTTGTTGTCATGATTTTTGCTTACTGTGTATGCTGGGGACCGTACACAGCCTTTGCCTGCTTTGCTGCGGCGAACCCTGGCTATGCTTTCCACCCTCTGGCTGCTGCTCTGCCTGCCTACTTTGCCAAAAGCGCCACCATCTGGAATCCAGTGATCTATGTCTTCATGAATAAACAG TTCCGTACGTGCATCATGCAGCTCTTTGGCAAGGAAGAAGACGATGGCTCGGAGGTGTCTACATCAAAAACAGAAGTTTCCACCGTGTCACCTGCATAA